A stretch of Sphingorhabdus sp. YGSMI21 DNA encodes these proteins:
- a CDS encoding glutathione peroxidase, translating into MKVTEFQVKQADGSMEDLSAHKGKVLLIVNTASKCGFTPQYEGLEKLHQEYHDQGLEILAFPCNQFGNQEPGDADEIKNFCSLNYDVSFPLMAKIDVNGNDADPLWKYLKTEKSGLLGSRIKWNFTKFLVDREGNVVARYGPAVKPEQLKSEIEALL; encoded by the coding sequence ATGAAGGTTACGGAATTTCAGGTAAAGCAGGCGGATGGTTCGATGGAGGACTTGTCCGCTCATAAGGGCAAGGTGCTTCTGATCGTCAACACCGCCTCGAAATGCGGGTTTACGCCGCAATATGAGGGGCTCGAAAAGCTGCATCAGGAATATCACGACCAGGGCCTCGAAATACTGGCCTTCCCTTGCAACCAGTTCGGCAACCAGGAGCCCGGTGATGCCGACGAAATCAAGAATTTCTGCTCGCTGAACTATGATGTGAGCTTCCCGCTGATGGCCAAGATCGACGTCAACGGCAATGATGCCGACCCGCTCTGGAAATATCTGAAAACCGAGAAATCCGGTCTGCTCGGTTCCCGGATCAAGTGGAATTTTACCAAGTTTCTGGTCGACCGCGAGGGCAATGTCGTTGCGCGCTACGGTCCGGCGGTGAAGCCGGAACAGCTGAAGAGCGAGATTGAAGCGCTGCTATAG
- a CDS encoding ABC transporter ATP-binding protein, producing the protein MSDRKIEKTVELRDVKRSFIQGDVRIEVLRGVNLDIHANEIVALVGPSGSGKSTLLQAVGLLEGGFEGSIKLNGEETAQLPASGHTRIRRDLLGFVYQFHHLLPDFTALENVVMPQLIAGTSQKAAEERAETLLRSLGLGARLDHNPSKLSGGEQQRVAVARALANAPKLVLADEPTGNLDEATADLVLSEFIALVRQEGSAALIATHNERLAARMDRVVRLHEGVLT; encoded by the coding sequence ATGAGTGACAGAAAAATCGAGAAAACCGTAGAATTGCGCGATGTGAAGCGCAGCTTCATTCAGGGGGATGTCAGGATCGAGGTGCTTCGCGGCGTCAATCTGGATATCCATGCGAATGAAATCGTCGCGCTGGTCGGTCCCTCCGGATCGGGCAAGTCGACCCTGTTGCAGGCCGTCGGATTGCTCGAGGGCGGTTTTGAAGGATCGATCAAGCTCAACGGCGAGGAAACGGCGCAATTGCCAGCCAGCGGTCATACGCGCATCCGGCGCGATCTGCTCGGTTTCGTCTATCAGTTCCACCATTTGCTGCCCGACTTTACCGCGCTGGAAAATGTAGTGATGCCGCAGCTGATTGCCGGTACCAGCCAGAAGGCGGCGGAGGAGAGAGCCGAAACTTTGCTGCGCAGCCTGGGTCTGGGAGCGCGGCTGGATCATAATCCGAGCAAATTGTCCGGCGGGGAGCAGCAGCGGGTCGCCGTTGCCCGGGCGCTGGCCAATGCCCCGAAACTGGTGCTGGCCGACGAGCCGACCGGCAATCTTGACGAAGCGACCGCCGATCTGGTGCTCTCCGAATTTATCGCACTGGTACGGCAGGAAGGCAGCGCGGCGCTGATAGCGACGCATAACGAGCGTCTGGCTGCCAGAATGGACCGGGTTGTCCGGCTGCACGAGGGTGTTTTAACCTAG
- the dnaE gene encoding DNA polymerase III subunit alpha, producing MAQIPFVHLRTFSAYTILDGAMEPAAIGAAAKERGFPAVALCDRIGLFASMAFDDGCRAQGVQPITGCFLRVARPGGTDPSKPVLDWIALYAQDAEGYENLCKLVSASHLDRPGELDAHVPFEMLGGHSNGLIVLTGGGEGALARLVAEEQQSEAEAYLSLLQQYFPGRLYIELSRREDPVEMAAEAGLIALAMDRNIPLVATNPSCFSEPDFHEAHDAMKCIAQSAYVENDEREKPSRHLWMKSALVMEDLFSDLPEALQNTLVIAQRCAFSPPKRDPILPSLAGDLDGEIEQLRKDSTAGLERRLAFVNLTDEEERKVYFDRLAFELDVIVSMGFPGYFLIVADFIKWAKDHDIPVGPGRGSGAGSVVAWALTITDLDPIKLGLLFERFLNPERVSMPDFDIDFCETRRGEVIRYVQEKYGDRQVAQIITFGKLKARAVIRDVGRVLQMPYGQVDRLTKLIPNHPTDPWDLKRSLNGITELAQEYKQSDVKRLFDLAMKLEGLPRHSSTHAAGVVIGDRPLDQLVPLYRDPRSDLPVTQFDMKFVEKAGLVKFDFLGLKTLSVLKKAVELLAERGITVELENLSWEDEKVFELLQRGDTVGVFQLESEGMRRTLAAVKPTNFGDIIALVSLYRPGPMDNIPLFGDRKNGRVEIAYPHPLLQDILKETYGIFVYQEQVMQAAQIIAGYSLGEADLLRRAMGKKIQAEMDVQRKRFVTGAAENGLNSDQANELFDLIDKFAGYGFNKSHAAAYALLAYQTAWLKAHHPHEFYAASMCFDMHQSEKLSIFVDDMKRLGVTVLQPAINKSRPNFSVEEQPDALLAVRYALAGLKNVGEKAMQSLVAERAQSGPFSSIEDFANRIDPHGLNKRQLESLASAGAFDDLEPNRAAVHDGADMILSVANSAADARESGQGGLFGEGSVGGDMQAIRLPENSNWSLNEIMVRERDAFGFYFSSHPVSQFQAVSSSLGAMTYAALCSGEPIGEGIRKPAVMSALIEKVRWRDSRRGKRFALADLSDSSGQFSASCFDEDQCKILEELSQEGRCALLKVELDQQSEDENPRVAIRTVQPLDGLEKTTRTRMELEVRDIAGLHELTNLVAPLLGGQSEIVATMAGPDDDPVKVCLGRSFRLDAETVEMLERVHGLANVRLGPARPMRVAKPKLRLVS from the coding sequence ATGGCCCAGATTCCTTTCGTCCATCTCCGTACCTTTTCTGCCTATACGATCCTGGATGGAGCGATGGAGCCCGCAGCGATTGGCGCTGCGGCCAAGGAGCGCGGTTTTCCGGCGGTTGCGCTGTGCGACCGGATTGGTCTTTTCGCTTCGATGGCGTTCGATGACGGCTGTCGCGCCCAGGGGGTGCAGCCGATTACGGGTTGCTTCCTGAGGGTTGCGCGACCCGGTGGCACTGACCCGTCCAAACCGGTGCTGGATTGGATCGCGCTCTATGCGCAGGATGCCGAAGGCTATGAAAATCTTTGCAAGCTGGTGTCGGCTTCGCATCTCGACCGGCCAGGCGAACTGGACGCCCATGTTCCTTTCGAAATGCTGGGGGGACACAGCAATGGCCTGATCGTCCTGACCGGAGGCGGCGAAGGCGCGCTGGCGCGACTGGTTGCAGAGGAGCAGCAATCGGAAGCCGAAGCCTATCTGTCCCTGTTGCAGCAATATTTCCCGGGACGACTCTATATCGAATTGTCCCGCCGCGAGGACCCGGTCGAAATGGCAGCGGAAGCCGGTCTGATCGCGCTGGCTATGGATCGCAATATTCCGCTGGTAGCGACCAATCCCAGCTGCTTTTCCGAACCTGATTTCCACGAAGCCCATGATGCGATGAAATGTATCGCGCAATCCGCCTATGTCGAAAATGACGAGCGGGAGAAGCCGTCGCGCCATTTGTGGATGAAAAGCGCCCTGGTGATGGAGGACCTGTTCTCCGATTTGCCCGAAGCCTTGCAGAATACGCTTGTCATCGCCCAGAGATGCGCCTTTTCGCCACCCAAAAGAGATCCGATCCTGCCCAGTCTGGCGGGTGATCTGGACGGGGAAATCGAACAGTTGCGCAAAGATTCCACCGCCGGTCTCGAACGGCGGCTGGCGTTCGTCAATCTGACGGACGAAGAGGAACGGAAAGTCTATTTCGACCGTCTGGCCTTCGAGCTGGACGTGATCGTCAGCATGGGCTTTCCCGGCTATTTCCTGATCGTTGCCGACTTTATCAAATGGGCGAAGGATCACGACATTCCGGTCGGGCCCGGCCGTGGTTCGGGTGCCGGCTCGGTCGTTGCATGGGCGTTGACGATCACCGATCTTGATCCCATCAAACTCGGATTGCTGTTTGAACGTTTCCTCAATCCGGAACGTGTGTCGATGCCGGATTTCGATATCGATTTCTGCGAAACGCGGCGCGGCGAGGTCATTCGCTATGTGCAGGAAAAATACGGCGACCGGCAGGTGGCCCAGATCATCACCTTCGGAAAGCTGAAGGCGCGCGCGGTGATCCGCGATGTCGGGCGGGTGCTGCAAATGCCTTACGGGCAGGTCGACCGGCTGACCAAGTTGATACCCAACCATCCCACCGACCCCTGGGATCTGAAGCGGTCGCTCAACGGCATCACCGAACTGGCGCAGGAATATAAGCAGTCCGACGTGAAGCGATTGTTCGACCTTGCCATGAAGCTCGAAGGTCTGCCGCGGCACAGCTCGACCCATGCTGCCGGCGTGGTCATTGGCGATCGCCCGCTCGATCAGCTGGTGCCGCTGTACCGCGATCCCCGCTCGGACCTGCCGGTAACCCAGTTCGATATGAAATTTGTCGAAAAAGCCGGTCTGGTGAAGTTCGACTTTCTCGGGCTGAAGACGCTCTCGGTGTTGAAAAAGGCGGTCGAACTGCTCGCTGAACGCGGCATAACGGTCGAGCTGGAAAACCTGAGCTGGGAAGACGAGAAAGTGTTCGAGCTGCTCCAGCGCGGCGACACTGTCGGTGTGTTCCAGCTGGAATCCGAAGGCATGCGGCGCACGCTGGCCGCGGTGAAACCGACCAACTTCGGCGATATTATCGCACTTGTTTCGCTCTACCGGCCGGGACCGATGGACAATATCCCGCTGTTCGGCGACCGCAAGAACGGCCGGGTTGAAATCGCCTATCCGCATCCGTTGTTGCAGGACATCCTGAAGGAAACCTACGGGATTTTCGTCTATCAGGAACAGGTGATGCAGGCAGCGCAGATCATCGCCGGCTATTCACTCGGCGAAGCAGATTTGCTGCGTCGCGCGATGGGCAAGAAAATCCAGGCGGAGATGGACGTCCAGCGCAAGCGGTTCGTGACGGGCGCCGCGGAAAACGGTCTGAACAGCGATCAGGCCAACGAGCTGTTCGACTTGATCGACAAATTTGCCGGCTATGGTTTCAACAAGAGCCACGCGGCGGCTTATGCTCTGCTCGCCTATCAGACGGCCTGGCTGAAGGCGCATCATCCGCATGAATTCTACGCCGCCTCGATGTGCTTCGACATGCACCAGTCCGAGAAGCTCAGCATTTTCGTCGATGACATGAAGCGGCTGGGCGTAACCGTCCTGCAGCCGGCAATCAACAAGAGTCGGCCGAATTTCTCGGTGGAGGAACAGCCTGACGCGCTGCTCGCCGTCCGCTATGCGCTGGCGGGTCTGAAAAATGTCGGCGAGAAGGCGATGCAGTCGCTGGTCGCCGAACGTGCCCAGAGCGGGCCGTTCTCGTCGATCGAGGATTTTGCCAACCGGATTGATCCGCACGGCCTCAACAAGCGCCAGCTGGAAAGCCTGGCCTCGGCCGGAGCTTTCGACGATCTGGAGCCCAATCGCGCGGCGGTCCATGACGGCGCGGACATGATACTCTCGGTCGCCAACAGCGCCGCCGATGCGCGCGAAAGCGGGCAGGGCGGCCTCTTTGGAGAAGGCAGTGTCGGCGGCGATATGCAGGCGATCCGGTTGCCGGAGAACAGCAACTGGTCGCTCAACGAGATCATGGTCCGCGAGCGCGATGCCTTCGGCTTCTATTTCTCCTCGCACCCGGTGTCCCAGTTCCAGGCGGTATCATCCTCGCTCGGCGCGATGACCTATGCGGCATTGTGCAGCGGAGAACCGATTGGCGAGGGCATTCGCAAGCCGGCGGTGATGTCCGCGCTTATCGAGAAAGTGCGCTGGCGCGACAGCCGACGGGGCAAGAGATTCGCGCTCGCCGACCTCTCCGACAGCAGCGGACAATTTTCCGCCAGCTGCTTCGACGAGGACCAGTGCAAGATATTGGAAGAGCTGTCTCAGGAGGGGCGCTGCGCCTTGCTCAAGGTCGAGCTGGACCAGCAGTCGGAAGACGAAAATCCGCGGGTGGCGATCCGGACGGTCCAGCCGCTCGACGGGCTGGAGAAAACAACCCGCACGCGAATGGAGCTGGAAGTCCGGGACATTGCCGGTCTGCACGAGCTGACCAATCTGGTCGCCCCGCTGCTTGGCGGCCAGAGCGAGATCGTCGCTACCATGGCGGGACCCGATGATGATCCGGTCAAAGTCTGTCTCGGCCGGTCCTTCCGGCTGGATGCCGAAACGGTGGAGATGCTGGAACGGGTTCATGGGCTTGCCAACGTCCGTCTGGGGCCGGCCCGACCAATGCGGGTTGCAAAACCCAAATTAAGGCTTGTCAGCTAG